TAGGGAAGATATTAGGAATGAGGCAGGCTCTTTCCCTGACTCTCAAATGAACATCTTTGCTCCTGATTACAGGACGAAAATTACAGTTTCTGACTGTGATAATGACGGTGATTGCGACCTTGCGATAATGGGTAGAGGAAGCAATGTTAAGCTCTATAAGAATGAAAATGGAATTATGATAGATAGTGGACAAAACCTTGGGAATGAGATATACGATGGAGATATTGCCTTTGTAGATTATGATAATGACTCCTATCTTGATTTATTCATTACTGGCGAGGAGTTCGCAAAGGGAAGAATCTCAAAGATATACAAAAATAATTTTGGCATATTTCAAGAAACAAATATTGAGATTGAACCTGTGAGTTGGAGCTCTGTTGACTGGGCTGATATAGATAATGATTCTGACCTTGACCTTGTTATTGGAGGAGTAATACTTGGAGACCATTATACCACAACAAGGCTATATCGGAATACAAAAGGAAGGCTTATTTGGGATGAAAGTATAAATCTTCAGGGAAATCCTATTAACTCTATTGCCTTTGGTGATTATGACAATGATGGATGGATAGACCTTGCTATGATGGGTGGCGGACTTGTTTCAGGTGATGCAATGTTTAAGATTTATAGAAACATAGAGGGAAGAGAGTTTGTTGACATTGGTGTAGACTTTCCAGCTCTGCAAAACGGAACAATTGTCTGGGCAGATATTGACAATGATGGTGATTTAGACCTTGTTTCTGCAGCCCATACCTTATGTGGTGATCCAATCCCCAAGCTTTATCTAAATGATGAAGCAGATATAACTGGAGGAAATAACCCAAACCAGAAGCCCCTACCACCTACTGAGCTAACTAGCGCTTATATAAATGGCAAGGCAGTATTAAGCTGGGGATATGGTTCTGATAGAGAAACGCCAAAGGAGGGGCTATATTACAATATCAGGGTGGGAACTTCACCGGGTAAAGATGATGTAGTCTCACAAAGATATGGAACACCCCTTCTGGGAAACTACCTTGGTCTAAAATCCCGCTTCTTATCCCTTAATTTACCTGCTGGAACATACTATTGGGCTATCCAAACAATAGACACAGGGCTTTCTACCTCTGATTGGTCAATAGAGAAAAGTTTTGATGTATTTTCTTTATCCAATATTATTCTAAATAAATCTTCCAATAAACAAAAGGCAGTCTTTGGTGAAACAATAACATATACGATTACCTACAAGAATGTAGGTTCTACCACAGCAATAGATGTTACCATTGTTGAGGTTTTGCCAGAAAAAACAGTATTAGAGTCAGGAGTCTGGAGTCAGGAGTCGGGAGTCAGTTATTGGTATGATAACAATTGGCAATCTACCTTTAGCAAAGAGACAACCAAGATAAGGTGGGTAATTCCTCAGGTTTTACCTCAAAGCGAGGGAAGCCTATCGTTTAGTGTGAGGGTAAAATAAGAATGTTTAGGAGATTAGTTTTAGGGTTTAGTTTTATATTTTTTCTTCCAGCAGCTTCAATAGCCGCTACTTATACGGCTACAACCATCAATGAAATCAGGTCTTATACGAATATGCTTACCGCCGGTGATACCTTGCTTATTCAATCAGGGACATATAACTTCACATCATGCTGGAGTATTAGTAACAAAAAAGGAACAGATTCAGCCTGGATTACAATCGCTCCAACAGGGGGTATTGTAAAAATTACTGGTTCATTCGCAGACAATATGATAAACATATATAACTCAGGTTTCCTCCATATCAAAGGTCTTGAGATAACAAATACCTCTTCGGTTAGTGGGATTGATGGGATAAAGATACAATCTACATCAGACCATATTACTTTAGAAGACCTACATCTCCATGACCTTACTGGTAATGGAATATCTTGCAATCTTAATGGTGTTGAGCTTTCATATCTGGTTGTTCGTCATTGCCATATACATCATATAAGAGATTATGAAGGGATATATCTTGGTAAGCATGAAGGCGGAACGCCTATTCATGACTCCATGGTAGAATTTAACTGGATACATGATTGCACCAGTGCAGATAGGGGACGGGGGATACAATTTAAACGAGGAACTTATCGTAATATCATTCAGGATAATGTTGTCTATAACTGTAGAGGAGGTGGGATTGTTCTTTATAAAACAGATAGAGCCTTGGCTTCTGATAACAACATCGTCTGGCGTAATGTTATCTGGAATTCACCAGGTGAAGGCATATTTGCGGTTGGACAGACAAACATAGAGAATAACATTGTGTTCAATTGTAACTATGGTATCAATACCGGCGGTGGTTATACTGGCTGGGGAATGAATGATTTATATATCCGCAACAATACAGTCTATTATGCTACCACAACCTGTCTTAGACTGGATGCCAGGTCGAATAAGAGTCCTCTGGTTTGCATAAACAATGCCTGCTATCAAAATTCTTTATCTGCCACTGCTATTCATACACCGTATGGAATAGGTTCCTGGACACTTTTCAACAATCGGCATTATGGTGCTTGTAGTGTAAGTGGTTCAACGCCTGGTAATCCACCAGTGGATGAATTCATCAACCCCTGTCTTACTTCAGGAATAGTGAACCTATATCCAAAGATTAACGCCAGTCTTCGGGATACCGGGACAGCAAATTATAATGCCCCGATTGATGATTTTAATTGCTCAAGCCGTCCCTTTGGAGAATTTTGGGATGTTGGTGCCTATGAGTGGTCACAAAACACAAATCCAGGCTGGCAACTCCAGGAAGGGTTTAAGGAGTATAGTGTTAAGCCATCCATTACCCTAAAAAAGACCTGTGATAGGCAGAATGTAAGATCGGGTGGAACAATAACATATACGATTACCTATAAAAATGAGGGTCAGAGCACAGCAATGGATGTTGTGATTATTGATGTTTTGCCAAAGAATACAGTATTAGAGTCAGGAGTCTGGAGTCAGGAGTCTGGAGTCAGTTATTGGTATGATAATCAATGGAATGTAGCCTTTAACCAAAAAGCAAGCAAAATAAGGTGGATAATCCCAAAGGTTGCACCATCAGAATCAGGCACAGTCAGCTTCTGCGTGGAAGTGAGATAGATGAAGAGATTTCTTTTGTTGGTTAGTTTGATGGGAGTTCTTTTTCTTATGGGGATATTTTCTGCATCGCTGGAAGCATCTAATCAACCTCCACAGTTAGATCCAATAGGAGATAAGGAGGTGAAAGAAGGAGAACTTTTAGAATTCACCATTACTGCTACTGACCTGGATGGAGATGAGTTGCATTATTCTGCCTCTAATCTACCTCCTGGGGTAAGCTTTGATACCAAGACCCAGACCTTTAAGTGGACACCTGCTTATGGTCAGGCAGGTACCTACACCATCTCCTTTGAGGCAAGAGACAGAAGTGAGTTTGAGAAACCAAAAGAGAGAGGAATCATCCAGCTATTCAGGAAGAATGATGATATAGATGCCAATATAGACAATCCTTATCTTGCGGGAGCAAAGATTGCTACCATATGGAGTAATATTCAACCTAAAGAGGGTGTTTTTGACTGGAGTGTGATTGATGGTGACATGAAGATTTGGACAGAGGCAGGAAAGAAGGTAAGGCTGGCAGTATATATATCTTCCTATGCAGGCTGGAGTCCAGAGCTTAAGTGTGCAACCCCTGAATGGGTATTCAAGGGTAGCCCAAGTGCCAGGTATATCCAGTATAATCCAGATGGAACAGTCACTTTGCCACCTGATTGGGATGAAAGGGATAGAACCACAACCTATCCGGTGATATGGGACCTTGTCTTCAAGGAGAAGTATAAAAAATTCGTTGAAGCCTTTGGCGAAAAATATGATGGCAATCCCAATGTTTTGTATGTCCAGATAGGGTTATTCCCTGAGATGACCTTGGGTAAGGATGCAGGTTCACTGACAGATTACTGGAGAGCTGAAGGCTATTCTTATGATGTCTATGAAGAGACAATAAAGTGGATTATAGATAGAAATTTAGAAGCATTTGATCAAACACCTTGCAGTCTTGCCTTGAATGCACCTGAGATAATGAACGAGGACGAGAAAGAAAGGCTGTGGCAAGAGGTCTCATCATATCTTAATTCAAAAGGAGGCTGGCTACAGAACAACTCATATAAAGCTCGTAGTTATTATGATTATTGGGCACAGAAGATGTTCAGAAAGTATCATCAGAGCACCAATATAGTCTATCAGGCATGGGGTTCATCAAAGACACAACCAGAACAACAAGGTAGTTTCAGAGATGCCAGTTGTAATGCCTTAAGAGCCCATCCTGATTTCTTAGAGATATATGCAGCCGATATAGCAGAGCCCAGCCATCAAGAGGACTTAAGGTTTGCTTACAATCATGTTGGGATTGAGCCAGACTGTGCAGAGAATATCTGGATACAACTAACCGACCTCTCTGAAAACTGTGGTAGCAACGATTTCTACCAAGGGCTCTATCAGGTGGATGTAATAGATAAAGGATTACCGGAGCAAGGAACTATATTAGGCAAAACATACCGAAAGACAAATGATTCCAATCCATATATCTATTTCCAGGTAGATCCCAATTTTATCAATGGTGGCTCTAATTCCATTGAGATTAAGGTAACCTACTTTGATACTGGTAATGACACATTCAGCTTAGAGTATGATGCAATAGATAAAATTTATAAAGAGGCTGGTATCGTTACCAAAAATAACACCAACCAGTGGTTGACTGCCACCTTCACTTTAACCGATGCCCATTTTGCTAAACGCCAACCTGGAGGAACTACCCTTAATGAGGCAGAATCACTGGAAAAAGGATCACGAACTATAACCGGCACAGACTTCAGGATAAACTCTAAGCGAGATGGAGATGAATATATCCACTTTGTTCAGGTGATAAAGGAGAAACCTGGTTTATCTGATGTAGAGACTATCACCATCACCGTAAAAACAGATGCTACTCCACCAGGTACCATTACTGACCTCTCTGTTGCTACTGTAACTTCAAGGTCTATTACCCTGACCTGGACAACCCCTGGTGATGATGGATATGTAGGTACAGCCACTACCTATGATCTAAGATGGGCAACCTATACGATTACCTCTGATAACTTTGGTTCAGTTACCACTAGCACAAGGACAAAGGTTACCCAACCTGCCTATGGTACAGAGACATTCATTGTTACTGGCTTACAGCCAAATACAACTTATTGGTTTGCTATTAAAACAGCAGATGAAGTGCCAAATTGGTCAGACCTGTCAAATGTGGCAACTAGAACAACAACCCCCTCTTCTCCAAAAATCACCCTCACAAAGAAAGCAAGCAAACAGAAGGTCTATTCAAAAGGAACAATAACCTATACCATAACCTATAAAAATGAGGGTCAAGCAACAGCAATGGATGTTTCTATTATTGATGTTTTGCCGAAGAATACAGTATTAGAGTCAGAGGTTAAGAGTCAAGAGTCAGAGGTAAGCTATTGGTATGGTGGAGATTGGCAAGAAAGCTTCAATCAATCTGCCACAAAGATCAGGTGGATTATAGATGAGGTTGGGCCGGGTCAGTCCGGTTCAGTCAGTTTTACAGTGAGGGTGAAGTAAATTGTAGTTTGGAGAAAAAGGTATTGACATACTGAAATAAATATGATAAAATGTATGATAAAAGATAATCATCAGTTTTATAAGAGGAGGTGACAGGATATGGCGGTTGCATTAAAGAACAAGGGAAAGGTCAGGTTTACAATATCGGTTTCTCCCGAGATCTATAACCGGGTATTTGCCGACAAAAAGGTCAATCGGAGCCAACTGATTGAAATGGCCCTGGATGAATTCAGTCGAAATGACCTGAGAAAGAAGGTTGTCGAATTCTGCTCTTTAAAGGA
The sequence above is a segment of the bacterium genome. Coding sequences within it:
- a CDS encoding FG-GAP-like repeat-containing protein; this translates as MEWAKIYREDIRNEAGSFPDSQMNIFAPDYRTKITVSDCDNDGDCDLAIMGRGSNVKLYKNENGIMIDSGQNLGNEIYDGDIAFVDYDNDSYLDLFITGEEFAKGRISKIYKNNFGIFQETNIEIEPVSWSSVDWADIDNDSDLDLVIGGVILGDHYTTTRLYRNTKGRLIWDESINLQGNPINSIAFGDYDNDGWIDLAMMGGGLVSGDAMFKIYRNIEGREFVDIGVDFPALQNGTIVWADIDNDGDLDLVSAAHTLCGDPIPKLYLNDEADITGGNNPNQKPLPPTELTSAYINGKAVLSWGYGSDRETPKEGLYYNIRVGTSPGKDDVVSQRYGTPLLGNYLGLKSRFLSLNLPAGTYYWAIQTIDTGLSTSDWSIEKSFDVFSLSNIILNKSSNKQKAVFGETITYTITYKNVGSTTAIDVTIVEVLPEKTVLESGVWSQESGVSYWYDNNWQSTFSKETTKIRWVIPQVLPQSEGSLSFSVRVK
- a CDS encoding right-handed parallel beta-helix repeat-containing protein; protein product: MFRRLVLGFSFIFFLPAASIAATYTATTINEIRSYTNMLTAGDTLLIQSGTYNFTSCWSISNKKGTDSAWITIAPTGGIVKITGSFADNMINIYNSGFLHIKGLEITNTSSVSGIDGIKIQSTSDHITLEDLHLHDLTGNGISCNLNGVELSYLVVRHCHIHHIRDYEGIYLGKHEGGTPIHDSMVEFNWIHDCTSADRGRGIQFKRGTYRNIIQDNVVYNCRGGGIVLYKTDRALASDNNIVWRNVIWNSPGEGIFAVGQTNIENNIVFNCNYGINTGGGYTGWGMNDLYIRNNTVYYATTTCLRLDARSNKSPLVCINNACYQNSLSATAIHTPYGIGSWTLFNNRHYGACSVSGSTPGNPPVDEFINPCLTSGIVNLYPKINASLRDTGTANYNAPIDDFNCSSRPFGEFWDVGAYEWSQNTNPGWQLQEGFKEYSVKPSITLKKTCDRQNVRSGGTITYTITYKNEGQSTAMDVVIIDVLPKNTVLESGVWSQESGVSYWYDNQWNVAFNQKASKIRWIIPKVAPSESGTVSFCVEVR
- a CDS encoding putative Ig domain-containing protein, coding for MKRFLLLVSLMGVLFLMGIFSASLEASNQPPQLDPIGDKEVKEGELLEFTITATDLDGDELHYSASNLPPGVSFDTKTQTFKWTPAYGQAGTYTISFEARDRSEFEKPKERGIIQLFRKNDDIDANIDNPYLAGAKIATIWSNIQPKEGVFDWSVIDGDMKIWTEAGKKVRLAVYISSYAGWSPELKCATPEWVFKGSPSARYIQYNPDGTVTLPPDWDERDRTTTYPVIWDLVFKEKYKKFVEAFGEKYDGNPNVLYVQIGLFPEMTLGKDAGSLTDYWRAEGYSYDVYEETIKWIIDRNLEAFDQTPCSLALNAPEIMNEDEKERLWQEVSSYLNSKGGWLQNNSYKARSYYDYWAQKMFRKYHQSTNIVYQAWGSSKTQPEQQGSFRDASCNALRAHPDFLEIYAADIAEPSHQEDLRFAYNHVGIEPDCAENIWIQLTDLSENCGSNDFYQGLYQVDVIDKGLPEQGTILGKTYRKTNDSNPYIYFQVDPNFINGGSNSIEIKVTYFDTGNDTFSLEYDAIDKIYKEAGIVTKNNTNQWLTATFTLTDAHFAKRQPGGTTLNEAESLEKGSRTITGTDFRINSKRDGDEYIHFVQVIKEKPGLSDVETITITVKTDATPPGTITDLSVATVTSRSITLTWTTPGDDGYVGTATTYDLRWATYTITSDNFGSVTTSTRTKVTQPAYGTETFIVTGLQPNTTYWFAIKTADEVPNWSDLSNVATRTTTPSSPKITLTKKASKQKVYSKGTITYTITYKNEGQATAMDVSIIDVLPKNTVLESEVKSQESEVSYWYGGDWQESFNQSATKIRWIIDEVGPGQSGSVSFTVRVK